In Pseudomonas sp. PDM14, a genomic segment contains:
- a CDS encoding pilus assembly protein TadG-related protein, translating into MKRTRQQGQAMVFGLLFIGIALIALILMFNQGVLTRDRVQLENAADAAAYSQAKLFARHQNLIAYTNRAIVANELSIGQVVALMSWAKRYTNIPRWVNSFPAYQVPILLIPPKPSIADVLSTVTLPYQILGYGVRAAATPVMKIYPDVVSSFNMIMGFFQKTFAIATFEAQARIPKAIVTQHQLPDKPGDRLEVAPLSSLLLVQNFILTYFADYLPVDALLDQVRGANSAATTPGGGTGGAGGGAGGGTGGGTPAQEPSDEDLLADFLGGYTPGSMLVNLAPEMHSKTASKTKDMTTSGNASRYFAATINDQRNDWLSARNFDAAIGLSTPEITLPLGFITIKFKIGFEVGVFNNGGTAYVYNPMSTSAAGKAMPVFGWGSIDFSSMGFKLSVDLAIQLCLPLVGCATLFDDGINFGLGLPLGGATNQLVTSPQDQFFFGPQWGSPAQGMLKNKPRPYGDAMHPVHAVTYGWGNFPMMMFGMNAAEDVNTGYSGSPSFFVLGDDHAETGRSKEFSVAVSKPLGAIRTSDNPDSLNLRPVSDSSNVLNRRGRFALQTEGVDDNPIDFLWGDGERMMTVSSAETYFAAPPGRDESPNQYSPFWDARLREPSRVVQFIASGKIDLTQILNINPSNVAGYLLGLATDFIIKPGRDRLLDKLPTLIKPAVKPVLETLTDKVLEGATEGVTGALE; encoded by the coding sequence GTGAAGCGCACGCGACAGCAAGGGCAGGCGATGGTATTCGGCCTGCTCTTCATCGGCATCGCGCTGATCGCCCTGATTCTGATGTTCAATCAGGGCGTTCTGACTCGTGACCGTGTGCAGCTGGAAAACGCCGCCGACGCTGCGGCCTATTCGCAGGCCAAACTGTTCGCCCGCCACCAGAACCTGATCGCCTACACCAACCGCGCCATCGTCGCCAACGAGCTGTCGATTGGCCAGGTGGTGGCGCTGATGTCCTGGGCCAAGCGCTATACCAATATCCCGCGCTGGGTTAACAGCTTTCCGGCCTACCAGGTGCCGATCCTGTTGATACCGCCGAAGCCGTCGATCGCCGACGTGCTCAGTACCGTCACACTGCCGTACCAGATATTGGGCTACGGAGTGCGGGCCGCCGCTACACCGGTGATGAAGATCTACCCGGATGTGGTGTCGAGCTTCAACATGATCATGGGCTTCTTTCAGAAGACCTTCGCCATTGCCACCTTCGAGGCGCAGGCGAGAATACCCAAAGCGATCGTCACGCAGCACCAGTTGCCGGATAAGCCCGGCGACCGGCTGGAGGTGGCGCCGTTATCCAGCCTGCTGCTGGTGCAGAATTTCATCCTGACCTACTTTGCCGACTACCTGCCGGTCGACGCCCTATTGGACCAGGTTCGGGGTGCCAACAGCGCCGCGACGACTCCCGGAGGTGGTACGGGTGGGGCAGGGGGCGGTGCGGGCGGAGGAACAGGTGGCGGTACGCCGGCACAGGAGCCCAGCGATGAGGATCTGCTGGCCGACTTCCTGGGTGGGTATACACCCGGCTCGATGCTGGTCAATCTCGCGCCGGAAATGCACAGCAAGACCGCCAGCAAAACCAAGGACATGACCACCAGCGGCAATGCTTCGCGCTATTTTGCCGCCACCATCAACGATCAGCGCAATGACTGGCTGTCGGCGCGTAACTTCGACGCTGCAATTGGCCTGAGTACCCCGGAAATCACCCTGCCGCTGGGCTTCATCACCATCAAGTTCAAGATCGGTTTTGAGGTCGGGGTGTTCAACAACGGCGGCACCGCCTACGTCTACAACCCGATGAGTACGTCTGCTGCGGGCAAGGCCATGCCGGTGTTCGGCTGGGGTTCGATCGACTTCAGTTCGATGGGCTTCAAGCTCAGCGTCGACCTGGCGATCCAGTTGTGTCTGCCACTGGTGGGTTGCGCGACGCTCTTCGATGACGGCATCAATTTCGGGCTGGGCTTGCCGCTGGGCGGTGCGACCAACCAGCTCGTCACCAGTCCGCAGGATCAGTTCTTCTTCGGCCCTCAATGGGGTTCGCCGGCGCAGGGGATGCTCAAGAACAAGCCACGGCCCTATGGCGATGCCATGCACCCGGTGCATGCGGTGACCTACGGCTGGGGTAACTTCCCGATGATGATGTTCGGCATGAATGCCGCCGAAGACGTCAACACTGGCTACAGTGGCTCCCCATCGTTTTTCGTCCTGGGCGATGATCACGCCGAAACCGGGCGTAGCAAGGAGTTCAGCGTCGCAGTGTCCAAGCCGCTGGGGGCGATCCGCACCAGCGACAACCCGGACAGCCTGAATCTGCGACCGGTCTCCGACAGCTCCAACGTGCTCAACCGTCGGGGGCGCTTCGCCCTGCAGACGGAAGGCGTGGACGACAACCCGATCGATTTTCTCTGGGGCGACGGCGAGCGAATGATGACCGTCTCTTCGGCGGAAACTTACTTCGCCGCACCGCCCGGCCGCGACGAGTCGCCGAATCAGTACAGCCCATTCTGGGACGCACGTCTGCGCGAGCCGAGCCGAGTGGTGCAATTCATCGCATCCGGCAAGATCGACCTGACCCAGATCCTCAACATCAACCCGTCGAACGTGGCCGGCTACCTGCTTGGCCTAGCCACCGACTTCATCATCAAACCGGGTCGTGACCGCCTGCTGGACAAGCTGCCGACGCTGATCAAACCGGCGGTCAAACCGGTGCTGGAAACGCTCACCGACAAAGTGTTGGAAGGTGCGACCGAAGGCGTTACCGGGGCACTGGAATGA
- a CDS encoding Flp family type IVb pilin, which yields MSFKSRARQLGQGMTEYIIIVALIAISAIVVYNLFGSTVREQVGDMAAELGGGTAEQNASATGAEAQTRSKDAHNLSSYQQGERGQ from the coding sequence ATGTCGTTCAAATCGCGTGCACGTCAACTGGGTCAGGGCATGACCGAGTACATCATCATCGTGGCCCTGATCGCCATTTCCGCCATCGTCGTTTACAACCTGTTCGGCAGTACTGTGCGTGAGCAGGTCGGTGACATGGCGGCCGAGCTGGGTGGCGGCACTGCAGAGCAAAACGCAAGTGCAACCGGTGCTGAAGCTCAAACGAGATCCAAGGACGCTCACAACCTGAGCAGCTACCAGCAAGGCGAACGCGGTCAGTAA
- a CDS encoding molybdopterin-dependent oxidoreductase, which translates to MLSLFLGFTLLHSIEASAETLLTIRTAQQTLDISRQQIEALPQHRVHTSTSWTDGVKDFEGPLMRDVLALLNAPIAETASLKLIAWNEYEVDVSMKDYLQWDVILAHHMDGKALTRTDQGPLWVVYPRDQVPALQESRIDYRWAWMLRHIVVAP; encoded by the coding sequence GTGCTCAGCCTGTTCCTCGGCTTCACCTTGCTGCACAGCATCGAGGCGAGCGCAGAAACCCTGCTGACCATCAGGACGGCGCAGCAAACGCTGGATATCAGCCGGCAACAGATAGAAGCGCTGCCGCAGCACCGTGTGCACACCTCGACCTCCTGGACCGATGGCGTCAAAGACTTCGAGGGGCCGCTGATGCGTGACGTGCTGGCTTTGCTGAACGCCCCCATCGCAGAGACAGCCTCACTCAAGCTGATCGCCTGGAATGAGTACGAGGTAGACGTCAGCATGAAGGACTACCTCCAGTGGGACGTGATCCTGGCCCATCACATGGATGGCAAGGCGCTGACCAGAACCGACCAAGGCCCCCTCTGGGTCGTCTACCCCCGGGACCAGGTTCCTGCCCTGCAGGAGTCGCGCATCGACTATCGCTGGGCCTGGATGCTGCGCCACATCGTTGTCGCACCGTAA
- a CDS encoding response regulator produces the protein MHACILCIEDEVTLLNDVRDELTTAGYRVLTATSASEALEHLQNTRPDLILCDVMLGSDSTRDGYFVHQHIRGSRPDLADTPFLFLSALGHRSAILEAKREGIDDYLVKPVDYDMLLATIAARLSQVARLRTHVQRQQPNLLHRLQAIFEQLPGAVILCNAAGQLLYATPKALRLSEEEGIWQRNVQGNIIWPALSTTSALRMRQCLNELAAPGQRSVLALDRVSAGSPVVASLLCLESHLDGTHAEKLLAIFVSSTQSRPLPDAETLRQLFALTPSEAAVALLLAQGRRSEEVASELGVSSTTIAFHLRNLFSKTGAARQSDLVALVLSTGWAMPDTNPGVAKK, from the coding sequence ATGCACGCCTGCATTCTCTGCATCGAAGATGAGGTCACGCTGCTCAACGATGTCCGTGATGAACTGACCACTGCTGGCTATCGCGTGCTCACCGCCACTTCGGCGAGCGAGGCACTGGAGCACCTGCAGAATACGCGGCCCGATCTGATTCTGTGCGACGTCATGCTTGGGAGCGACAGCACGCGCGATGGCTACTTCGTTCACCAGCATATTCGGGGATCACGCCCCGACCTGGCTGACACCCCCTTTCTGTTTCTCAGCGCGCTCGGGCATCGCAGCGCCATTCTCGAAGCCAAACGCGAGGGCATTGACGACTACCTGGTCAAACCGGTCGATTACGACATGCTGCTGGCGACCATCGCGGCGCGCCTGAGCCAGGTGGCGCGACTGCGCACTCACGTGCAGCGCCAGCAACCCAACCTGCTGCACCGCCTGCAAGCCATCTTCGAGCAACTGCCTGGGGCCGTCATCCTGTGCAATGCGGCGGGGCAACTGTTGTATGCCACGCCCAAGGCGCTGCGCCTCTCGGAAGAGGAAGGCATCTGGCAACGTAACGTACAGGGCAATATCATCTGGCCCGCCCTGAGCACCACCAGCGCGCTCAGAATGCGCCAGTGCCTCAACGAACTGGCCGCCCCGGGGCAGCGAAGCGTGCTGGCTCTCGACCGTGTCAGCGCAGGATCCCCCGTGGTCGCCAGTCTGTTGTGCCTGGAGTCCCACCTCGATGGCACGCATGCGGAAAAGCTGCTGGCCATATTCGTTTCATCCACGCAAAGCCGACCACTGCCAGATGCGGAAACCCTGCGTCAGCTATTTGCCCTGACCCCCTCCGAAGCGGCTGTGGCACTGCTGCTCGCCCAGGGCAGGCGGTCAGAGGAGGTAGCCAGCGAGCTCGGCGTGTCTTCGACGACGATCGCCTTTCACCTGCGCAACCTCTTCTCCAAGACCGGCGCAGCCCGCCAGTCCGACCTTGTCGCACTGGTGCTGAGCACCGGCTGGGCAATGCCTGACACCAACCCTGGCGTGGCGAAAAAATAG
- a CDS encoding sensor histidine kinase produces the protein MLGIDRRTGRMRAFVLGAVLFFLLTLGYALYKLFDLQSEVSADVGENMVWALSQAVYQSGRLYQAASVTPETPQSLADKALHHELLKSRLMMLEQGPQRRYMQKSGVWDDIEQVSRALDDPTADYAAMQNALRQAGNKVMITEREDAGAQRDAHRRLVLQVMMTVIGILLAGALLCWQLMTSLRRAEQSNQEVMRQHEQARSLLEELQQERSTRLRYRDFVSLMSHQLRTPLAVIDSTAQRLKRQLGGTAQEQNILERADRIRASVNHLNHLIERVLEGLRLDEGARSGEELPTLEHHRCDWLAVLEGARERFGDLLSERTIRMTSADGTGPIWIECDRIWCMEILCNLLSNAHKYSPLDKPIEIDLQIEQGQLLCGIRDFGPGIPETDLELIFERFYRSENTQHVAGIGLGLSIARTLAQWHQGALSACNSVEGGAVFTLTLPLKARQ, from the coding sequence ATGCTCGGCATCGACCGCAGAACGGGCCGCATGCGCGCATTCGTCCTTGGCGCCGTCCTGTTTTTCCTGCTGACGCTGGGATACGCCCTGTACAAGCTGTTCGACCTGCAATCGGAGGTCAGCGCCGATGTGGGCGAGAACATGGTCTGGGCGCTCAGCCAAGCCGTGTACCAAAGCGGGCGCCTGTACCAGGCTGCATCCGTCACGCCCGAAACCCCTCAATCGCTGGCCGACAAGGCCCTGCATCACGAGCTGCTCAAGTCTCGCCTGATGATGCTCGAGCAGGGCCCTCAGCGCCGGTACATGCAGAAAAGCGGGGTATGGGATGACATCGAACAGGTAAGCAGAGCGCTGGATGACCCGACAGCCGACTATGCCGCCATGCAAAACGCTCTGCGCCAGGCCGGCAACAAGGTGATGATCACCGAACGCGAGGACGCCGGCGCGCAACGCGACGCTCATCGCCGGCTGGTGCTGCAAGTCATGATGACCGTCATTGGCATTCTGCTCGCTGGCGCCCTGCTGTGCTGGCAACTGATGACCAGCCTCAGACGCGCCGAACAATCCAACCAGGAAGTCATGCGCCAACACGAGCAGGCGCGTTCTCTGCTGGAGGAGTTGCAGCAGGAGCGCTCCACCCGCCTGCGCTATCGTGACTTCGTCTCGCTCATGTCGCATCAGCTGCGCACACCGCTGGCGGTCATCGATTCGACCGCTCAACGCCTGAAACGACAGCTCGGCGGGACCGCGCAGGAACAGAACATCCTCGAGCGCGCCGATAGAATTCGCGCCTCGGTCAACCATCTCAATCACCTGATCGAACGCGTACTGGAAGGTTTGCGCCTGGATGAGGGGGCCAGGAGCGGCGAGGAACTACCAACGCTGGAACACCATCGTTGCGATTGGCTGGCCGTGCTGGAGGGGGCTCGCGAGCGCTTTGGCGATCTGCTGAGCGAACGCACCATCCGCATGACATCCGCTGATGGTACGGGCCCCATCTGGATTGAGTGCGATCGCATCTGGTGCATGGAAATCCTCTGCAACCTGCTCTCCAACGCACACAAGTACAGCCCTCTCGACAAACCGATAGAGATTGACCTGCAAATCGAACAGGGCCAACTCTTGTGCGGGATACGCGATTTTGGACCGGGAATTCCCGAGACTGACCTCGAGTTGATCTTCGAGCGGTTCTATCGCAGTGAGAACACCCAGCATGTAGCGGGGATTGGCCTGGGCCTGTCCATCGCCCGAACCCTGGCACAGTGGCACCAGGGCGCCCTCAGCGCGTGCAACAGCGTGGAGGGTGGCGCGGTCTTTACCCTGACACTGCCACTCAAGGCGCGCCAATAG
- a CDS encoding nitroreductase family protein, with translation MHIEEAISSRRAVKGYDPTFTLTREEKDALLATALYAPSAFNLQHVRLVEVSDPELRAQIREAGWGQAQMTDASMLVVICAQLDSWEKNATRVWDGAPAEVQSYMSGAIDNYYRNRPEVQRDETMRSCGLLAQTLMLAARGKGLDSCPMDGFDFDAVGKLINLPDNHVIGLMVAVGKKTLEPKPRVGKLPFDEVVIRDRF, from the coding sequence ATGCATATCGAGGAAGCGATCAGTAGCCGCCGCGCCGTCAAGGGTTACGATCCAACCTTCACCCTCACTCGCGAGGAAAAGGACGCCCTGCTCGCTACTGCGCTGTATGCACCGTCGGCTTTCAACCTGCAGCACGTGCGCCTGGTCGAAGTCAGCGACCCGGAGCTGCGTGCGCAGATCCGCGAAGCCGGCTGGGGCCAGGCGCAGATGACCGACGCCTCGATGCTGGTGGTGATCTGCGCCCAGCTCGACAGCTGGGAAAAGAATGCCACCCGCGTCTGGGACGGCGCACCTGCCGAAGTACAGAGCTACATGAGCGGTGCCATCGACAACTACTATCGCAATCGCCCCGAGGTGCAGCGCGACGAGACCATGCGCAGCTGCGGCCTGCTGGCACAGACGCTGATGCTCGCCGCCCGCGGCAAGGGCCTGGATTCCTGCCCGATGGACGGTTTCGACTTCGACGCCGTGGGCAAGCTGATCAACCTGCCGGACAACCACGTCATCGGTCTGATGGTCGCGGTGGGCAAGAAGACCCTCGAACCTAAGCCGCGGGTCGGCAAGCTGCCGTTCGACGAAGTGGTGATCCGCGACCGTTTCTAA
- a CDS encoding HPF/RaiA family ribosome-associated protein produces the protein MQVQVNSNHIEGSARLQDWVSSAVTGELDRFEDFLTRLEIHVSDENGAKAGANDKRCQIEARPKGHQSLSVTHKADSLELAVEGAAEKMRHALEHLIGKLDAKVLSTGHLGAATGRHSEGDALLEEEFLAKQDELDNDTTPTS, from the coding sequence ATGCAGGTTCAAGTGAACAGCAACCATATCGAAGGCAGTGCCCGACTTCAGGATTGGGTGAGTTCGGCGGTCACCGGGGAACTGGACCGCTTTGAAGACTTCCTCACCCGCCTGGAAATCCATGTCAGCGATGAGAACGGCGCCAAAGCCGGTGCCAACGACAAACGCTGCCAGATCGAAGCCCGGCCCAAAGGCCATCAATCCCTCTCCGTGACACACAAGGCCGACTCCCTCGAGCTGGCCGTGGAGGGCGCCGCGGAAAAAATGCGCCACGCCCTGGAACACCTGATCGGCAAACTGGACGCCAAAGTCCTGTCCACCGGCCACCTTGGCGCCGCCACCGGCCGCCATTCCGAAGGCGACGCCCTGCTCGAGGAAGAATTCCTCGCCAAGCAGGACGAACTCGATAACGACACCACCCCGACCAGCTGA
- a CDS encoding LysR family transcriptional regulator, whose translation MNISTFDLNLLRVLDALLRERNVSRAAERLALSQPAVSNALNRLRDLLDDPLLVRVGRAMQPTPRALALEAPIREALQRIEQSLSDDAPFDPASSRQRFRIAVTDYVELILMPRLLRQLAVLAPGVQIDIQHLSPTLPGEVLDKGGLDLVLGRFEQVPTRFASQRWVSETLQLVAHRDHAQLSRGLDLDAFLAARHLWVHGGQTRGMVDQWLGERGLSREIVYTTPNYLQAAHIVASSDLVAVLPKRLARYFAALLPLQVHELPFDLGPFHLEIVSLGLRQRDMALQWLIGQIAALGEG comes from the coding sequence GTGAATATATCGACCTTCGATCTCAACCTGCTGCGCGTGCTCGATGCCCTGCTGCGTGAACGCAACGTCTCCCGCGCGGCCGAGCGCCTGGCGCTCAGCCAGCCGGCAGTGAGCAATGCGCTGAACCGCCTGCGCGATTTGCTCGACGACCCGCTGTTGGTGCGTGTCGGCCGCGCCATGCAGCCGACACCGCGGGCGCTGGCTCTGGAGGCGCCGATTCGCGAGGCCCTGCAGCGCATCGAGCAGAGCCTCAGTGATGACGCGCCGTTCGACCCGGCCAGCAGCCGCCAGCGCTTTCGCATCGCCGTCACCGACTATGTCGAGCTGATCCTCATGCCGCGCCTGCTGCGTCAACTGGCCGTGCTGGCGCCGGGGGTGCAGATCGACATTCAGCACCTGTCGCCAACCCTGCCCGGCGAGGTATTGGATAAAGGCGGACTGGACTTGGTGCTGGGCCGCTTCGAGCAGGTGCCGACACGCTTCGCCAGCCAGCGCTGGGTTAGCGAGACGTTGCAGCTGGTGGCCCATCGCGACCATGCGCAACTGAGCCGCGGGCTCGATCTGGATGCCTTCCTCGCCGCACGCCACCTGTGGGTGCACGGCGGGCAGACGCGTGGCATGGTCGACCAGTGGCTGGGCGAGCGCGGGCTGTCACGGGAGATCGTCTACACCACACCGAACTACCTGCAGGCGGCGCACATCGTCGCCAGCAGTGACCTGGTCGCGGTGCTGCCCAAACGCCTGGCGCGCTACTTCGCCGCGCTGCTGCCCTTGCAGGTGCACGAGCTGCCGTTCGACCTGGGGCCGTTCCACCTGGAAATCGTCAGCCTTGGCCTGCGTCAGCGGGACATGGCGTTGCAGTGGCTGATCGGGCAGATCGCCGCGTTGGGAGAGGGCTAG
- a CDS encoding 3-hydroxyacyl-CoA dehydrogenase, translating into MSNSVSIQQVAVIGAGTMGRGIVMSLANAGIPVLWLDNNPQMLEQALTSIADTWAHSVRQGRLDEAQAASRRALVSAAADYTSLADTDLVIEAVYENLELKQEIFRTLDGLLKPSAILASNTSALDIDAIAAVTERPEQVLGLHFFSPAHIMKLLEIVRGAKTAPAVLDAALALGERIGKVSVVAGNCDGFIGNRMLNTYVKEARSMLLEGAYPHQVDSALQGFGFAMGPFRMYDVVGIDLEWRARELAGKGQEQDVVQVDNRLCALGRFGQKTRMGYYRYAEGSRQAEHDPEVDALVLQVSESLGYERRSIGAEEILERCLLALVNEGAKILEENIAANSHDVDLVYLNGYGFPADKGGPMSWADAQGAAVLYQRLKDLQERFGDHWQPARLIETLATNGKRFADVKEGSV; encoded by the coding sequence ATGAGCAACAGCGTCAGCATTCAGCAGGTCGCCGTGATCGGCGCCGGTACCATGGGCCGCGGTATCGTCATGAGCCTGGCCAACGCCGGCATCCCGGTGCTCTGGCTGGACAACAACCCGCAGATGCTCGAGCAGGCCCTGACCTCCATCGCCGATACCTGGGCCCACAGCGTGCGCCAGGGTCGCCTCGACGAGGCCCAGGCTGCCAGCCGCCGCGCCCTGGTCAGCGCCGCCGCTGACTACACCTCGCTGGCCGATACCGACCTGGTGATCGAAGCGGTCTACGAGAACCTCGAACTCAAGCAGGAAATTTTCCGCACCCTCGACGGCCTGCTGAAGCCTTCGGCGATCCTCGCCAGCAACACCTCGGCATTGGACATCGACGCCATCGCCGCAGTCACCGAGCGCCCCGAGCAGGTACTCGGCCTGCACTTCTTCAGCCCGGCGCACATCATGAAGCTGCTGGAAATCGTCCGCGGCGCCAAGACCGCTCCCGCCGTGCTCGACGCCGCCCTGGCCCTCGGCGAGCGCATCGGCAAGGTCAGCGTGGTGGCCGGCAACTGCGACGGTTTTATCGGCAACCGCATGCTCAACACCTACGTAAAAGAAGCGCGCAGCATGCTGCTCGAAGGCGCCTACCCGCATCAGGTCGATTCCGCACTGCAGGGCTTCGGCTTCGCCATGGGCCCGTTCCGCATGTACGACGTGGTCGGCATCGATCTGGAGTGGCGCGCCCGCGAACTGGCCGGCAAGGGCCAGGAGCAGGACGTGGTGCAGGTCGACAACCGCCTCTGCGCCCTCGGCCGCTTCGGCCAGAAAACGCGCATGGGTTACTACCGCTACGCCGAAGGCAGCCGCCAGGCCGAGCACGACCCGGAAGTCGACGCGCTGGTGCTGCAGGTCTCCGAGTCGCTGGGTTACGAGCGGCGCAGCATCGGTGCCGAGGAAATCCTCGAGCGCTGCCTGCTGGCACTGGTCAACGAAGGGGCGAAGATTCTCGAAGAGAACATCGCCGCCAACAGCCATGACGTCGATCTGGTCTACCTCAACGGCTACGGGTTCCCGGCCGACAAGGGCGGGCCGATGAGCTGGGCTGATGCCCAGGGCGCCGCGGTGCTGTACCAGCGCCTGAAAGACCTGCAGGAGCGCTTCGGCGACCACTGGCAGCCAGCACGACTGATCGAGACGCTCGCCACCAACGGCAAGCGCTTCGCCGATGTGAAGGAGGGTTCCGTATGA
- a CDS encoding acyl-CoA dehydrogenase C-terminal domain-containing protein, which translates to MSYQAPLRDMRFVLHELFDVSAHCELLGNGLDRELIDGVLEEAAAFTANEIAPLNRNSDEEGCQLSDGSVTTPKGFRAAYKQYVENGWASMTGPSEFGGQGFPQLVACNFHEMLMASSLSFRIYSGLTEGAVLALYKHGSSELQSGYLNKMVSGEWTGTMCLTEPQAGTDLALLRTKAEPQADGSYRISGSKIFISGGEQDLSDNIVHLVLARLPDAPAGVKGISLFLVPKFVADANGAPGARNPLSCGAIEHKMGIKGASTCVMNFDGATGWLVGEANQGLACMFTMMNDARFQVGLQGLGIAEAAFQGALRYARERLQSRGLTGAQQPEKAADPIIVHPDVRRMLLTQKTLVEGSRMLAAYTARQLDLEHGHPDAAARKAAGKRAALLIPIVKSFFTDMGQEVASHAVQVYGGHGFIREWGMEQLMRDSRITQLYEGTNGIQALDLIRRKLLGDGGGELTALIGEFSELADSLAQRPALAEVAGVVGKRLQEWRELAGEVIAMSQRDAQEIGACSVDFLQYSAYALLAGLWLQAAVRAQDALDAGTGEQAFYQAKLHSAEFYLRRVLPRASSHREALLGGAQCLMAMPEESFAF; encoded by the coding sequence ATGAGCTATCAGGCCCCACTGCGCGACATGCGCTTCGTGCTGCACGAACTGTTCGACGTCAGCGCCCACTGCGAGCTGCTCGGCAACGGACTCGACCGCGAGCTGATCGACGGCGTACTGGAAGAAGCCGCCGCGTTCACCGCCAACGAGATCGCCCCGCTCAACCGCAACAGCGACGAGGAAGGCTGCCAGCTCAGTGACGGCAGCGTGACCACACCCAAGGGCTTCCGCGCCGCCTACAAGCAGTACGTGGAAAACGGCTGGGCGAGCATGACCGGCCCGTCCGAGTTCGGCGGCCAGGGCTTCCCGCAGCTGGTGGCGTGCAACTTCCACGAGATGCTGATGGCTTCCAGCCTGTCGTTCCGCATCTATTCCGGCCTTACCGAAGGCGCGGTGCTGGCGCTGTACAAGCACGGCAGCAGCGAGCTGCAGAGCGGCTACCTGAACAAGATGGTCAGCGGCGAATGGACCGGCACCATGTGCCTGACCGAACCGCAGGCCGGCACCGACCTCGCCCTGCTGCGCACCAAGGCCGAACCCCAGGCCGACGGCAGCTACCGCATCAGCGGCAGCAAGATCTTCATCAGCGGCGGCGAGCAGGACCTGTCCGACAACATCGTGCACCTGGTCCTCGCCCGCCTGCCGGACGCACCGGCCGGGGTCAAGGGTATCAGCCTGTTCCTCGTGCCCAAGTTCGTCGCCGATGCCAACGGCGCGCCGGGCGCGCGCAACCCGCTGAGCTGCGGCGCCATCGAACACAAGATGGGCATCAAGGGCGCGTCCACCTGCGTGATGAACTTCGACGGCGCCACCGGCTGGCTGGTCGGTGAGGCCAACCAGGGCCTGGCGTGCATGTTCACCATGATGAACGACGCGCGCTTCCAGGTTGGCCTGCAAGGCCTGGGCATCGCCGAAGCGGCCTTCCAGGGCGCCCTGCGTTATGCCCGCGAACGCCTGCAGTCGCGCGGCCTGACCGGCGCCCAGCAGCCGGAGAAGGCCGCCGACCCGATCATCGTGCACCCGGACGTACGGCGCATGCTGCTGACCCAGAAGACCCTGGTCGAAGGCAGCCGCATGCTCGCCGCCTACACCGCGCGCCAGCTCGATCTGGAACACGGCCACCCGGACGCCGCCGCGCGCAAGGCTGCCGGCAAGCGCGCCGCGCTGCTGATCCCGATCGTCAAATCGTTCTTCACCGACATGGGCCAGGAAGTCGCCAGCCACGCCGTGCAGGTGTACGGCGGCCACGGTTTCATCCGCGAGTGGGGCATGGAACAGCTGATGCGCGACAGCCGCATCACCCAGCTTTACGAGGGCACCAACGGCATCCAGGCACTCGACCTGATCCGCCGCAAACTGCTCGGCGACGGCGGTGGCGAACTGACCGCGCTGATCGGCGAGTTCAGCGAACTGGCCGACAGCCTGGCGCAGCGCCCGGCCCTGGCCGAGGTAGCCGGTGTGGTCGGCAAGCGCCTGCAGGAATGGCGCGAACTGGCCGGCGAAGTGATTGCCATGAGCCAGCGCGACGCCCAGGAAATCGGCGCCTGCTCGGTGGACTTCCTGCAGTACTCGGCCTACGCCCTGCTCGCCGGCCTGTGGCTGCAGGCCGCCGTGCGCGCCCAGGACGCACTGGACGCCGGCACCGGCGAGCAGGCGTTCTACCAAGCCAAGCTGCACAGCGCCGAGTTCTACCTGCGCCGCGTATTGCCACGCGCCAGCAGCCACCGTGAAGCCCTGCTGGGCGGCGCGCAGTGCCTGATGGCGATGCCGGAGGAAAGTTTCGCCTTCTGA